The proteins below come from a single Candidozyma auris chromosome 3, complete sequence genomic window:
- the GPT1 gene encoding Gpt1p: protein MSSHSDPEVHPVTSQIRVDDLHIQSVMSNQDIVLNIDHAVESDEAMILALGYKQEFRREFTGLSVFAVSFSVLGLLPSVAATFEYQQMVVGCSPVPWMLAIIGVTAVAYSMAEVASAFPTSAGTPYAVSQLAPKKWAPFLTWITCFSNWMCQITAAPSCNYSGASMILALASYGSDYISERWHVYLLTTAINIVHAIMSSMPTKYLAWLNNMSTSVNMLFLAIVFVIIFAANDRLGMYGGEIPKFNSNSMAWGFDNQTDFPTGVAVLVSFMGVIWAMSGYDSPFHLAEECSNAAVAAPRAICLTSTIGGAIGFIFMIAIAYTVVSVDMISEDPLGLGQPYVTYLTQFLSKPCVQACTALTIVSSFFMGCSCMLAASRVTFSYSRDGLFPLSKYWKIVHPWTQTPINAVWINMFLGQLFLLLLFGGETAIGAIFSVGGISSVISFIMPTILKLTYSRHTFRPGPWNLGRMSLPIGLVAIAFVFTMIPFLCFPTSAGSNLTPVDMNWTALVFFGPMLGFIIWFAVDAHKWYIGPRPNIDEYIAHSDDDVEVYDGVKHHPSDSTEDRKS, encoded by the coding sequence ATGTCTAGCCATTCGGACCCAGAGGTCCATCCTGTCACCTCTCAGATCAGAGTTGATGATTTGCACATCCAGTCGGTGATGTCCAACCAGGACATTGTGTTGAACATCGATCACGCTGTTGAGAGCGACGAGGCCATGATCTTGGCCTTGGGGTACAAGCAAGAGTTCCGGCGTGAGTTCACTGGCTTGTCGGTGTTTGCCGTATCTTTTTCTGTGTTGGGGCTCCTACCTTCGGTGGCTGCTACATTTGAGTACCAGCAGATGGTGGTGGGCTGCTCTCCTGTTCCGTGGATGTTGGCCATCATAGGCGTTACAGCGGTAGCTTATTCTATGGCCGAGGTTGCTTCGGCGTTCCCTACTTCCGCTGGCACACCTTACGCTGTTTCCCAGCTAGCGCCAAAGAAATGGGCGCCTTTCTTAACGTGGATTACTTGTTTCTCCAATTGGATGTGTCAGATCACCGCAGCTCCCAGTTGCAACTACAGTGGTGCTTCGATGATCCTTGCATTGGCCTCATACGGCTCAGACTATATTTCTGAAAGATGGCACGTTTACCTTCTAACCACCGCCATCAACATCGTTCACGCCATCATGTCCAGTATGCCCACGAAATATTTGGCCTGGTTGAACAACATGAGTACCTCGGTGAACatgctttttttggccATCGTTTTCGTCATTATCTTCGCCGCCAACGATAGACTCGGCATGTACGGCGGCGAGATCCCTAAGTTTAACAGCAACTCCATGGCCTGGGGCTTTGACAACCAAACAGATTTTCCTACTGGTGTCGCTGTGCTTGTATCATTTATGGGTGTCATCTGGGCCATGTCTGGATATGACTCTCCTTTCCACTTAGCAGAGGAGTGTTCTAAcgctgctgttgctgctcCCAGAGCCATTTGTTTGACATCTACTATTGGGGGTGCCATTGGTTTCATTTTTATGATTGCCATTGCCTACACTGTGGTGAGCGTCGATATGATTTCCGAGGATCCCTTGGGCTTGGGCCAACCGTATGTCACCTACTTGACGCAATTTTTATCAAAACCTTGCGTTCAAGCTTGCACTGCGTTGACCATTGTatcatccttcttcatggGCTGCTCTTGTATGTTAGCTGCCTCTCGTGTTACGTTTTCCTACTCCAGAGACGGGCTCTTCCCACTTTCGAAATACTGGAAGATTGTGCACCCATGGACACAGACTCCTATCAACGCTGTTTGGATCAACATGTTTTTGGGTCAGCTTTTCTTACTTCTCTTGTTTGGCGGTGAAACGGCTATTGGTGCCATTTTCTCTGTAGGAGGTATCTCCTCGGTTATTTCTTTCATCATGCCTACAATTTTGAAGCTTACTTATTCAAGACACACATTCCGCCCTGGTCCTTGGAACTTGGGCCGCATGTCTCTCCCCATTGGGTTGGTAGCTATTGCATTTGTGTTTACAATGATTCCATTCTTGTGTTTCCCTACTTCTGCTGGTCTGAATCTTACTCCTGTGGATATGAACTGGACAGCTTTGGTGTTCTTCGGGCCCATGCTTGGTTTCATCATCTGGTTTGCGGTCGATGCCCACAAGTGGTACATCGGTCCAAGACCCAACATCGACGAGTACATTGCTCACTCAGATGATGATGTGGAGGTTTACGATGGTGTCAAGCATCATCCTTCGGACAGTACCGAGGACAGAAAGTCCTGA